The region CATTATTTAACCAACTTAAAAATTTCGTTTACTATATCTTTCGTAGCATTTGGTAATGCTAATGTTTTAATGTTTTTAGACAATGCTTCGGCAACCTCATTGTTTGTTATTAAGTGCAATATTTGTTCTTGAAACTGACTGTCTAAATCGGTTTCTTTTAATAAAATAGCTGCTTTTTTATCGGTAATACTTTTTGCATTTTTTGTTTGATGATCTTCGGCAACATTTGGCGAAGGAATAAATATTACTGGTTTACCTACAATAGCTAGTTCAGAAACTGACGATGCTCCGGCGCGCGAAACAATAACGTCGGCTGCGGCGAATAACAGATCCATTCTTTCTATAAAATCGAATACAAAAACGTCTGCGTTGTTGTGGTATTTTTTGTATTCATTACTATAAAATTTACCGCATTGCCAAATTACCTGAATGTTTTGTTCTTTAAAAAAAGGCAATTCTTTTTCTACCAATTGATTTATTCTACGAGCGCCTAAACTTCCGCCTAAAATCACAACTGTTTTTTTGTTGGAATTTAATCTGTAAAATTCTTGAGCTTCGCTGCGTTTTGAATCAATTGTTAATAAATCTTGACGTACAGGATTACCTGTTTTAATTATTTTGTTCGATTTAAAATAGGTAGATAATCCATCATAAGCTACACAAATTGCATTTGCTTTTGATGCCAACATTTTATTGGTTATTCCCGGATACGAATTTTGCTCCTGTATTACTGTTGGAATGTTCATTTGCTGTGCCACTTTAACAACAGCACCACTTGCAAAACCACCCGTGCCAATAACTACATCGGGTTTAAATTCTTTAATTATTTTGCGCGATTTTATTAAACTTGACAAAAACTTTACTGGAAATAAAGCGTTATCAATTGTTATTTTTCTTTGTATACCAGCAATCCATAATCCTTTAATAGGGTAGCCGGCTGCCGGTACTTTTTGCATTTCCATTTTATCTTTTGCGCCAACAAATAAAATTTCGGCAGCAGGTATTTGTGCCTTAATTTCGTTTGCAATGGCAATTGCCGGATAAATATGTCCGCCTGTACCGCCGCCGCTAATTATAAATTTTGGATTTGCTTTCATTTTTATTTGTTTAAAACTGCAAAAATCGGATTTGCATTTGTGTTATTATCAATATCGTTTTCTGCTTGTTGCTCTTCTAAAATGCGTTTAAATTCTTCTTGTTTGCGTTGTTGGTCTGCCAATTGTTGTTTTACTTGTTCTTCTTTTCTAGAAATACTTAAAATTACTCCAAGCGATACACATGTCATCCATATTGAAGTTCCCCCGGAACTTATAAGTGGTAGTGGCTGTCCTGTTGTTGGAAAAATTTCAACCGCAACACCCATGTTTATAAATGCTTGGAATACTATAGAAAAACCTAAACCAAAGGCTAAATATTTACCAAATAAATTAGGTGCTTTGTTGCTAACTACTAAAAATCTAAATAATAAAATTACGTAAATTGCTAAAATACCTATACCGCCCATAAAACCAAATTCTTCTACTATAATGGCATAAATAAAGTCTGAAGATGACTGGGGTAAAAAGTTTTTTTGTACACTTTTACCTGGCCCTACACCAAACATTTGACCTTGTGCAATTGCAATTTTTGCATTTTCAATTTGATATCTGTCTTCGTCTTTATCTTCAGAACCAAATCTATTAAAACGAGCTTCCCAAGTATTAAAACGAGTAGGAGCTATATCTGGAAAAGCTTTAAAAGTTAATATAGCCAATGCTATAATAACTGCACCTGCAGCAATGATTTTTGTAAAATATTTAGTTGGATATTTACCAACAAATAATACCAAAATGATTGTAAATAAAATAATTGCAGCTGTTGATAGATTTGAAGGTAAAATGGGGCCTACTACAAAAAAAGTTGGGATGCCTAAAAACCATAACGATTTTTGAAATGTATATTTTTCATCAGCAAATCGCCATAAAAACCATGAAACATATGCAATTAAACTAATCCACCCTAAAGATGAAGGTTGAAATGATATATTAATTAATGGAATTTTTAACCAACGGCTTGCGTTAGCTCCGCCAATCATCATGCCTTGTGCTGCTGTAATAAATAATATTATGGAAACAGGTGCCCAGGCAATTGGGGCTATGAATTTTAAACGATCAAATGGTATGCGGTGTACCAAAAAAATAATTAGGATACCTACAAAAATATGACCAAAATGTTTGAATAATAAACCAGTAATTGAACCTGTGCCAACAACATGTACCAAGTTGGTACTGGCGCTAAAAACAGGCATAAATGAGAGTAGGGCAAGTAAAATTACAAATGCCCATATTGCTTTATCGCCTTGAAATTGGGATAATAACTTTCTCATTTTTTATAAATTGTGTACTTCGTTTTTAAATTGTGTGCCACGGTCTTCGTAGCTTGTAAATAAATCAAAACTTGCACAAGCTGGCGATAATAAAACAGTATCACCTTCTTCGGCAACTTTTGATGCTAATTGTACGGCTTCTTTCATAGAAGTAGCTTCATATACTATTTCAACAATTGGTGCAAAAGCATCAATGATTTTAGTGTTATCAATACCTAAACAAATAATTGCTTTCACTTTTTCGTTCACAAAAGTCATTAATTCATCGTAATCATTTCCTTTGTCAACTCCACCAACAATCCAAACTGTTGGTGCGCTCATGCTTTCTAAAGCAAAATATGTAGCATTTACATTAGTTGCTTTAGAATCG is a window of Myroides sp. JBRI-B21084 DNA encoding:
- a CDS encoding FtsW/RodA/SpoVE family cell cycle protein; amino-acid sequence: MRKLLSQFQGDKAIWAFVILLALLSFMPVFSASTNLVHVVGTGSITGLLFKHFGHIFVGILIIFLVHRIPFDRLKFIAPIAWAPVSIILFITAAQGMMIGGANASRWLKIPLINISFQPSSLGWISLIAYVSWFLWRFADEKYTFQKSLWFLGIPTFFVVGPILPSNLSTAAIILFTIILVLFVGKYPTKYFTKIIAAGAVIIALAILTFKAFPDIAPTRFNTWEARFNRFGSEDKDEDRYQIENAKIAIAQGQMFGVGPGKSVQKNFLPQSSSDFIYAIIVEEFGFMGGIGILAIYVILLFRFLVVSNKAPNLFGKYLAFGLGFSIVFQAFINMGVAVEIFPTTGQPLPLISSGGTSIWMTCVSLGVILSISRKEEQVKQQLADQQRKQEEFKRILEEQQAENDIDNNTNANPIFAVLNK
- the murG gene encoding undecaprenyldiphospho-muramoylpentapeptide beta-N-acetylglucosaminyltransferase; translation: MKANPKFIISGGGTGGHIYPAIAIANEIKAQIPAAEILFVGAKDKMEMQKVPAAGYPIKGLWIAGIQRKITIDNALFPVKFLSSLIKSRKIIKEFKPDVVIGTGGFASGAVVKVAQQMNIPTVIQEQNSYPGITNKMLASKANAICVAYDGLSTYFKSNKIIKTGNPVRQDLLTIDSKRSEAQEFYRLNSNKKTVVILGGSLGARRINQLVEKELPFFKEQNIQVIWQCGKFYSNEYKKYHNNADVFVFDFIERMDLLFAAADVIVSRAGASSVSELAIVGKPVIFIPSPNVAEDHQTKNAKSITDKKAAILLKETDLDSQFQEQILHLITNNEVAEALSKNIKTLALPNATKDIVNEIFKLVK